A part of Antennarius striatus isolate MH-2024 chromosome 21, ASM4005453v1, whole genome shotgun sequence genomic DNA contains:
- the kif19 gene encoding kinesin-like protein KIF19, with product MKDTGELKDHQLTVALRIRPLSKAEQEEGAATVAFRMDDQMIVLMDPMEDPANILRANRNREKIFTFDVALDEAASQEEVYRATTKGLIEGLISGYNATVFAYGPTGCGKTYTMLGTDEEPGIYVRMLNDLFLAVEETSDDMLYSISMSYLEIYNEMILDLLNPSSGFLDLREDGKGVIQVAGITEVSTINAQAIMELMKRGNKERTQEPTAANQTSSRSHAVLQVTVKQQNRCRDIEHEVRFARLFMIDLAGSERAAQTQNRGQRLKEGAHINLSLLALGNCINALSDKHGAKYVNFRDSKLTRLLKDSLCGNSRTVMIAHISPASTAFEESRNTLTYAERAKNIRTRVRKNMVNVTHHIAQYTNIISDLRCENARLKKKIADQAGHADRADIRHVQAEVQAHSTQQTREEMDQLKKQLMDAFRQQMEIRKNLVELENSNMKIEINTSKHLLTIVDWEQEQNKRRKKWRAENMKESLNKDESELDSDALDCPPESTESQEVASARESLDTLMYKQKKIHKKKTFLERRFLEIRDRTRHLEQLLPQRVSSEQQREVLDLLCKFHELEITNAEMLKDNVILQKNVVVQRFKQHRHLCDAIIQQQRQFIDNHSLLVPPHLQELYETYSRELDERKADRPMVLEKVTNRHAIKEGSLPKITLRNQFQDSMQDTDSDQESVRNMGSDNRRSQVKNCKQILPPILPEPDLDDDRVFKNSPLTRQMKNLAVMTPPPIHINGKGNRELQPPTTESSLSCSLLSHSVSSRLNSSSDSSEAGADAPLSRREQQQILKGVQNIAVKAACLRSRAMEQDALRLPAPPSPLDHKKQKSGFSQNEGPPRGLPMPRGRQPNLELRHATSDDNLSCSTTEGPNQQSTWTRVRNRQVATKNQTPRDVGFEVHHKKRRSHSFEVTGHAVLQAKATAALRLRPLDSTSDTHLHNNQPQAPTLRPQHRGVPPLNKPRPHPNRQQTGSTAESSTVHANNPRRATQLQQPPFYVTTAVAGGQRPRRH from the exons ATGAAGGACACGGGGGAGTTAAAGGACCACCAGCTGACG gtggctTTGAGGATCCGCCCCCTCAGCAAGGCTGAGCAGGAGGAAGGGGCCGCCACCGTGGCCTTCAGGATGGACGACCAG ATGATCGTTCTTATGGACCCCATGGAAGACCCGGCCAACATCCTGCGTGCCAACCGCAACAGGGAGAAGATATTCACGTTTGACGTGGCGCTGGACGAAGCAGCGAGTCAA gaggaggtgtACCGAGCCACGACCAAAGGCCTGATCGAGGGCCTCATCTCAGGCTACAACGCCACCGTCTTCGCATACGGACCcacag GATGTGGGAAGACATACACCATGTTGGGGACCGACGAGGAGCCGGGCATCTACGTCCGGATGCTGAACGACCTGTTCCTTGCCGTGGAGGAGACGAGTGACGACATGCTGTACAGCATCTCCATGTCCTATCTGGAG ATCTACAACGAGATGATCCTCGACCTGCTGAATCCATCGTCGGGTTTCTTGGACCTGAGAGAAGACGGTAAAGGAGTGATTCAGGTGGCCGGCATCACAGAGGTGTCCACTATCAACGCACAGGCG ATCATGGAACTGATGAAGAGGGGCAACAAGGAGCGCACCCAAGAGCccacagcagccaatcagacgtcGTCTCGCTCCCACGCCGTGCTGCAGGTGACCGTCAAGCAGCAGAACCGATGTCGAGACATCGAACATGAAGTCCGCTTCGCGCGCCTCTTCATGATCGATCTGGCTGGCTCGGAGCGAGCAGCGCAG ACCCAGAACAGGGGTCAGCGTCTGAAAGAGGGGGCCCACATCAATCTGTCCCTCCTGGCTTTGGGAAACTGCATCAACGCTCTGAGTGACAAGCATGGCGCAAAGTATGTGAACTTTCGAGACAGCAAGTTGACTCGACTACTGAAG GACTCGTTGTGCGGCAACAGCCGGACAGTAATGATAGCCCACATCAGCCCCGCCTCCACTGCTTTCGAGGAGTCCCGTAACACGCTGACGTATGCTGAACGTGCCAAAAACATCCGAACACGG GTGAGGAAGAACATGGTCAATGTGACACACCACATAGCTCAGTACACCAACATCATCTCAGACCTGCGCTGCGAGAATGCACGACTCAAGAAGAAGATCGCAGACCAGGCCGGTCACGCAGATCGGGCCGACATCCGACACGTCCAGG CGGAGGTCCAGGCCCACTCCACTCAGCAGACCCGGGAGGAGATGGACCAGCTGAAGAAGCAGCTGATGGACGCCTTTCGCCAACAGATGGAAATCAGGAAGAATCTGGTGGAGCTGGAAAACAGCAACATGAAGATCGAAATCAACACATCCAAACACCTGCTGACCATTGTCGA CTGGGAGCAGGAGCAGAACAAACGTAGAAAGAAGTGGCGGGCGGAAAACATGAAGGAAAGTCTGAATAAAGACGAAAGTGAGCTGGACTCAGACGCCCTCGATTGTCCTCCAGAAAGCACAGAGAGCCAGGAAGTCGCGTCGGCCAGAGAAAGTCTGGACACGCTTATGTATAAACAGAAGAAGATCCACAAAAAGAAG ACGTTCCTGGAGCGCAGATTTCTGGAGATTCGGGACAGGACGCGCCacctggagcagctgctgccCCAGCGGGTCAGCTCAGAACAGCAACGCGAGGTCCTCGACCTCCTCTGCAAGTTCCACGAGCTGGAGATCACCAACGCGGAGATGCTGAAGGACAACGTCATCCTGCAGAAGAACGTGGTGGTGCAGCGATTCAAGCAGCACCGGCACCTGTGTGACGCGATCatacagcagcagagacagTTCATCGACA ACCACAGTCTGCTGGTTCCTCCACACCTCCAGGAGCTCTATGAGACCTACAGCAGGGAGCTGGACGAGAGGAAGGCGGACAGGCCAATGGTCCTGGAAAAGGTGACCAACAGACACGCCATCAAG GAGGGCTCTCTACCCAAGATCACCCTTCGCAATCAGTTTCAAGACAGCATGCAGGACACGGACTCCGACCAGGAGAGCGTCCGCAACATGGGCTCCGATAACCGACGGAGTCAAGTCAAGAACTGCAAGCAAATCTTACCCCCCATTCTGCCCGAGCCCGACCT GGACGATGACAGAGTATTCAAGAATAGTCCTCTGACCAGACAAATGAAAAACTTGGCTGTGATGACACCACCCCCCATCCACATTAACGGGAAGGGCAACAGAGAG CTGCAGCCCCCCACCACTGAGAGCTCTCTGAGCTGCAGCCTCCTCAGCCACAGCGTCAGCAGCCGCCTCAACTCGTCGTCAGACAGCAGCGAAGCCGGGGCAGATGCCCCCCTGTCACGAAGGG agcagcagcagatccTGAAGGGAGTCCAGAACATCGCGGTCAAAGCGGCCTGTCTCCGCTCTAGAGCCATGGAGCAGGATGCCTTGAGGCTACCGGCCCCCCCGTCTCCTCTGGACCACAAGAAGCAAAAGAGCGGCTTCTCTCAGAACGAGGGCCCCCCCAGAGGTTTACCGATGCCACGTGGAAGGCAGCCAAACCTAGAGCTTCGACACGCCACCTCGGATGATAACCTGTCCTGCAGCACGACCGAGGGGCCCAACCAGCAATCGACCTGGACTCGAGTGCGAAATCGACAGGTCGCCACCAAAAACCAAACTCCCCGAGACGTGGGCTTTGAGGTTCACCACAAGAAGAGGCGCTCGCACTCTTTCGAGGTCACCGGTCATGCA GTCCTCCAAGCCAAAGCGACCGCCGCTTTGAGGTTACGTCCTCTGGACAGCACATCAGACACTCATCTGCATAACAACCAGCCGCAGGCGCCCACGCTCCGCCCCCAGCACAGAGGGGTCCCCCCTCTCAACAAACCCAGGCCGCACCCCAACAGACAGCAAACAG GCTCGACAGCAGAGTCCTCCACAGTTCATGCGAACAACCCGAGACGGGCAACCCAACTGCAGCAGCCCCCCTTCTACGTCACCACCGCCGTCGCTGGAGGCCAGCGCCCACGGCGGCATTGA
- the si:dkey-21e13.3 gene encoding rap1 GTPase-GDP dissociation stimulator 1 isoform X2, protein MGHPNIPLMHRYTRPPRDKHRSRRLQPYTTNDNLNNALGAIRVLGLELIADELVPHLNTVLISIKDRNKGAAEQVVISGILPILSLCLRHTGALRLITAKLVAELAKESVVRKGFGDAGLVTALLSVLTSPDQELLLHVVRSVSCMSYDSPKLQELLLRRGAVPRLVAILFRFPDKEALEEACLLGLCNLSGMGVSEEAGVTWERGASVRPGESVFHGVSPHTCGFTSSVTLVRVCQWAPGQYAVSIEVVQRCSSSFWSLHRKQTARWFPLPSVGSCSNLCKFSKRNIPRTKSLKTRMFHTFL, encoded by the exons ATGGGACACCCCAACATTCCACTGATGCACAGGTACACACGGCCCCCAAGGGATAAACACAGATCCAGACGACTGCAGCCCTACACAACCAACG ACAACCTGAACAACGCGTTGGGCGCCATCAGAGTCCTCGGTTTGGAGCTGATTGCGGATGAACTGGTGCCACATCTGAACACGGTGCTCATCAGCATCAAGGACAGGA ACAAAGGTGCTGCCGAGCAGGTCGTGATCAGCGGCATCCTCCCGATTCTGTCCCTGTGTCTCAGACACACAGGTGCTCTCAGGCTGATCACTGCAAAATTAGTGGCCGAACTCGCCAAGGAAT CTGTGGTCCGTAAAGGTTTCGGCGATGCGGGTCTGGTCACGGCTCTGCTAAGCGTGCTGACCAGTCCAGACCAGGAACTGCTCCTCCACGTGGTCAGATCCGTCTCATGCATGTCCTACGACAGCC CTAAGCTGCAAGAACTGTTGCTCCGCCGAGGGGCGGTTCCTCGCCTCGTCGCCATCCTGTTCCGCTTCCCCGATAAGGAGGCCCTGGAGGAGGCGTGCCTGCTGGGGTTGTGTAACCTCAGCGGGATGGGAGTGTCAGAGGAGGCCGGCGTGACCTGGGAGAGGGGTGCATCTGTGAGGCCGGGGGAATCGGTTTTTCACGGTGTCTCTCCTCACACCTGTGGATTCACCTCCTCCGTGACCCTGGTGCGAGTATGTCAGTGGGCGCCGGGTCAGTACGCCGTCAGCATCGAGGTGGTCCAACGATGCTCCTCCTCTTTCTGGAGCCTCCATCGGAAACAAACGGCTCGCTGGTTCCCGCTCCCCAGCGTGGGAAGTTGTTCCAATCTGTGCAAGTTCTCCAAGAGGAACATTCCCAGAACCAAAAGCCTGAAGACTCGCATGTTCCACACCTTCCTCTGA
- the si:dkey-21e13.3 gene encoding uncharacterized protein si:dkey-21e13.3 isoform X1 translates to MSCHKVYPQTSCLPLSLHIWKDNTSGRLGEGWGGRGLRVSGGIRWMTVVSPRETLSCICVSCNTRIARQEEPKKGQRDQESSILAYFTAICSHYSHFHLRFLADKGAAEQVVISGILPILSLCLRHTGALRLITAKLVAELAKESVVRKGFGDAGLVTALLSVLTSPDQELLLHVVRSVSCMSYDSPKLQELLLRRGAVPRLVAILFRFPDKEALEEACLLGLCNLSGMGVSEEAGVTWERGASVRPGESVFHGVSPHTCGFTSSVTLVRVCQWAPGQYAVSIEVVQRCSSSFWSLHRKQTARWFPLPSVGSCSNLCKFSKRNIPRTKSLKTRMFHTFL, encoded by the exons ATGTCTTGTCATAAAGTATACCCTCAGACATCATGCCTCCCACTCAGCCTCCATATTTGGAAGGATAACACCAGTGGGAGACTTGGTGAGGGATGGGGGGGCCGGGGGCTGAGAGTCTCTGGAGGGATCAGGTGGATGACAGTCGTAAGTCCTCGCGAGACACTAAGCTGTATTTGTGTCTCCTGCAACACGAGGATAGCGAGGCAAGAGGAGCCAAAGAAGGGTCAAAGAGATCAGGAGTCGTCCATACTTGCATATTTTACTGCTATTTGTTCACATTATTCACATTTTCATCTACGGTTTCTTGCAGACAAAGGTGCTGCCGAGCAGGTCGTGATCAGCGGCATCCTCCCGATTCTGTCCCTGTGTCTCAGACACACAGGTGCTCTCAGGCTGATCACTGCAAAATTAGTGGCCGAACTCGCCAAGGAAT CTGTGGTCCGTAAAGGTTTCGGCGATGCGGGTCTGGTCACGGCTCTGCTAAGCGTGCTGACCAGTCCAGACCAGGAACTGCTCCTCCACGTGGTCAGATCCGTCTCATGCATGTCCTACGACAGCC CTAAGCTGCAAGAACTGTTGCTCCGCCGAGGGGCGGTTCCTCGCCTCGTCGCCATCCTGTTCCGCTTCCCCGATAAGGAGGCCCTGGAGGAGGCGTGCCTGCTGGGGTTGTGTAACCTCAGCGGGATGGGAGTGTCAGAGGAGGCCGGCGTGACCTGGGAGAGGGGTGCATCTGTGAGGCCGGGGGAATCGGTTTTTCACGGTGTCTCTCCTCACACCTGTGGATTCACCTCCTCCGTGACCCTGGTGCGAGTATGTCAGTGGGCGCCGGGTCAGTACGCCGTCAGCATCGAGGTGGTCCAACGATGCTCCTCCTCTTTCTGGAGCCTCCATCGGAAACAAACGGCTCGCTGGTTCCCGCTCCCCAGCGTGGGAAGTTGTTCCAATCTGTGCAAGTTCTCCAAGAGGAACATTCCCAGAACCAAAAGCCTGAAGACTCGCATGTTCCACACCTTCCTCTGA